From one Thalassobaculum sp. OXR-137 genomic stretch:
- the moaB gene encoding molybdenum cofactor biosynthesis protein B, producing the protein MPDSDKTSRPDSNATAPGTRLDESRPFIPVNIAVLTVSDTRTAETDRSGDTLVERLTAAGHVLADRAIVRDDVGAITERLSAWIADDGIDVVISTGGTGVTGRDVTPEAFESVYEKRIEGFGEAFRWISFQKIGTSAMQSRATAGVAHGTYLFAVPGSTGACRDAWDEIFAYQLDFRFRPCNFVEIMPRLREHEMAREKTKA; encoded by the coding sequence ATGCCCGATTCGGACAAGACTAGCCGTCCCGATTCCAACGCAACGGCGCCCGGTACCCGGCTCGACGAGAGCCGCCCCTTCATTCCCGTCAACATCGCCGTCCTGACCGTCTCCGACACCCGGACGGCGGAGACCGACCGGTCGGGTGACACCCTGGTGGAGCGCCTGACGGCGGCCGGTCATGTCCTGGCCGACCGGGCGATCGTGCGAGACGACGTGGGCGCCATCACCGAGCGGCTGAGTGCCTGGATCGCGGACGACGGCATAGACGTGGTGATCTCCACCGGCGGCACCGGCGTCACCGGCCGCGACGTCACCCCGGAGGCGTTCGAGAGCGTCTACGAGAAGCGGATCGAGGGGTTCGGCGAGGCCTTCCGCTGGATCAGCTTCCAGAAGATCGGCACCTCGGCCATGCAGAGCCGGGCGACGGCCGGGGTCGCCCATGGCACCTATCTCTTCGCCGTGCCGGGCTCGACCGGCGCCTGCCGCGATGCCTGGGACGAGATCTTCGCCTACCAGCTCGACTTCCGCTTCCGTCCCTGCAACTTCGTCGAGATCATGCCGCGCCTGCGCGAGCACGAGATGGCGCGGGAGAAGACGAAGGCCTAA
- a CDS encoding DUF4169 family protein, with the protein MSGKIVNLRTERKRREREEATDKAARNRVLHGRTKTERLHEETRRGAADRAHEGRRIEPEDDRSDPA; encoded by the coding sequence GTGAGCGGGAAAATCGTCAACCTGCGCACCGAGCGCAAGCGGCGCGAGCGGGAAGAGGCGACCGACAAGGCGGCGCGCAACCGGGTGCTCCACGGCCGCACCAAGACGGAGCGGCTGCATGAGGAAACCCGGCGCGGCGCCGCCGATCGGGCCCATGAGGGCAGGCGGATCGAACCGGAGGATGACCGCTCCGATCCGGCCTGA
- a CDS encoding PA0069 family radical SAM protein, with protein sequence MSRRRSIAVDPLEVFADEFAQDPSSDPFADDFGQTGEAEEPVKLIEAILPSDVVPAAPRKGRGAVTNAAGRYERFAQERVDDGWQRAEEDEPKLRTTVAIDASRTVIARNQSPDVPFDRSINPYRGCEHGCVYCFARPTHAYLGLSPGLDFESKLFAKPDAPALLRKELARKGYTCQPIALGTNTDPYQPVERERRITRGILEVLAEHEHPVTIVTKSDLIVRDLDILGPMAAKGLASLSISVTTLDRDLARLMEPRASTPEKRMAAIRACAAAGVPSGVLVAPIIPAVNDSEIEAILKRAHSEGARHAAWVLLRLPLEIKDLVEEWLRAHFPDRAERVLSLVRQSRGGALYQAEFGKRMSGEGPYAHMISQRFRRACQDLGLGRRMGGLDTTRFAVPGGVSRQMSLFEG encoded by the coding sequence ATGTCCCGTCGCCGGTCCATCGCGGTCGATCCGCTCGAGGTTTTCGCTGACGAGTTCGCCCAGGACCCGTCGAGCGATCCGTTCGCCGACGATTTCGGCCAGACCGGCGAGGCCGAGGAACCGGTCAAGCTGATCGAGGCGATCCTGCCCAGCGACGTGGTTCCGGCGGCGCCGCGCAAGGGCCGGGGCGCCGTCACCAATGCGGCCGGCCGCTACGAGCGCTTCGCCCAGGAACGGGTGGATGACGGCTGGCAGCGCGCCGAGGAGGACGAGCCGAAGCTGCGGACCACAGTCGCCATCGACGCCAGCCGCACGGTGATCGCCCGCAACCAGTCGCCCGACGTGCCCTTCGACCGCTCGATCAACCCCTATCGGGGCTGCGAGCATGGCTGCGTCTATTGCTTCGCCCGGCCGACCCATGCCTATCTCGGCCTGTCCCCCGGCCTGGATTTCGAGAGCAAGCTGTTCGCCAAGCCGGATGCGCCGGCGCTGCTGCGCAAGGAACTGGCCCGCAAGGGCTATACCTGCCAGCCGATCGCGCTCGGCACCAATACCGATCCCTACCAGCCGGTGGAGCGGGAGCGCAGGATCACCCGGGGCATCCTGGAAGTGCTGGCCGAGCACGAGCATCCGGTGACCATCGTCACCAAGTCCGACCTGATCGTCCGCGACCTGGACATTCTCGGGCCGATGGCGGCCAAGGGTCTGGCATCCCTGTCGATTTCGGTGACGACCCTGGACCGGGACCTGGCCCGGCTAATGGAACCGCGGGCGTCGACGCCGGAGAAGCGGATGGCGGCGATCCGGGCCTGCGCCGCCGCGGGCGTGCCGAGCGGGGTGCTGGTAGCGCCGATCATCCCCGCCGTGAACGACAGCGAGATCGAGGCGATCCTGAAACGCGCCCACAGTGAGGGCGCCCGCCACGCGGCCTGGGTGCTGCTGCGATTGCCGTTGGAAATCAAGGATCTGGTGGAGGAATGGCTGCGCGCCCACTTCCCCGACCGGGCCGAGCGGGTGCTGTCCCTGGTCCGGCAGAGCCGCGGCGGCGCGCTGTACCAGGCCGAATTCGGCAAGCGCATGTCCGGCGAGGGGCCGTATGCCCATATGATCTCCCAGCGCTTCCGCCGGGCCTGCCAGGACCTGGGCCTCGGGCGCCGCATGGGCGGGCTCGACACCACCCGCTTCGCCGTGCCGGGCGGCGTCAGCCGGCAGATGTCGCTGTTCGAGGGCTGA
- a CDS encoding glycosyltransferase — protein MHLPRPRAMRTDPAAQVGPPGTRRMALSVVIAARGDAEQLGRCLASLAGADRRGLDLEIIVVAPDGPDGLDAVAEAHGAALIRLAASRGARFAAGAKAATAEWMLMLRSETRLDRGWDATVMVFAAEARNRERAGYFPLEVVGAPGASRTIRLRQLWMGLPTGAQGPIMRRRFLVHLGGMADLERGEDLVLARTLGRKRMALFDIAVRVDAEDWPTGAGAVLLGLLRLILFRLHVPARWLQRLGD, from the coding sequence ATGCACCTACCCCGTCCCCGCGCCATGCGCACCGATCCCGCCGCCCAGGTCGGCCCTCCGGGGACGCGGCGCATGGCGCTCTCGGTCGTGATTGCCGCGCGCGGAGACGCGGAGCAGCTCGGCCGCTGTCTGGCCTCGCTGGCCGGTGCCGACCGGCGCGGGCTGGATCTGGAGATCATCGTGGTCGCCCCGGACGGCCCCGATGGGCTGGACGCCGTCGCCGAGGCCCATGGGGCGGCGCTGATCCGCCTGGCGGCCTCACGCGGCGCCCGCTTCGCCGCCGGCGCCAAGGCGGCGACCGCCGAGTGGATGCTGATGCTGCGGTCGGAGACCCGGCTCGACAGGGGCTGGGACGCCACCGTCATGGTCTTCGCCGCCGAGGCCCGCAACCGGGAACGGGCGGGATACTTCCCCCTGGAGGTGGTCGGCGCCCCCGGCGCCAGCCGAACGATCCGGCTTCGGCAGCTCTGGATGGGTCTGCCCACCGGCGCCCAGGGGCCGATCATGCGGCGGCGGTTCCTGGTGCATCTCGGCGGGATGGCGGATCTGGAGCGCGGCGAAGACCTGGTCCTTGCGCGCACCCTGGGGCGCAAGCGCATGGCGCTGTTCGACATCGCCGTACGGGTCGATGCGGAGGACTGGCCGACGGGAGCGGGGGCGGTGCTGCTCGGGCTGCTGCGGCTGATCCTGTTCCGGCTCCACGTTCCCGCCCGCTGGCTGCAGCGGCTGGGGGACTGA
- a CDS encoding organic hydroperoxide resistance protein, protein MNVLYKTTASATGGRAGQARSEDGVLDVTLTKPKELGGDGATGTNPEQLFAAGYSACFLGALQFVAGKEKVKIPADAKVTATVGIGPRDDGTGFGIEAALAVSIPGVDKETAKSLVDKAHVVCPYSHATKGNIDVTLSVV, encoded by the coding sequence ATGAACGTCCTCTACAAGACCACCGCCAGCGCCACCGGCGGCCGCGCCGGCCAGGCCCGTTCCGAAGACGGCGTCCTCGATGTCACCCTGACCAAGCCGAAGGAACTGGGCGGCGACGGCGCCACCGGTACCAATCCCGAGCAGCTCTTCGCCGCCGGCTATTCCGCCTGCTTCCTGGGCGCGCTGCAGTTCGTGGCCGGCAAGGAGAAGGTGAAGATCCCGGCTGACGCCAAGGTCACCGCCACCGTGGGCATCGGTCCGCGCGACGACGGCACCGGCTTCGGCATCGAGGCCGCGCTGGCCGTGTCGATCCCGGGTGTGGACAAGGAGACCGCCAAGTCGCTGGTCGACAAGGCCCATGTGGTCTGCCCGTACTCCCATGCCACCAAGGGCAATATCGACGTGACGCTCAGCGTCGTCTGA
- a CDS encoding uracil-DNA glycosylase gives MTAADIQSAARALLSWYVEAGVDEAILASPVNRLQPRQPQGAAPARSVAERGDYRPAAGPAPAVSPQPNRPVSAPPVRPAAVPRAAQAELDRPAEAARAAARGADSLEGLKAVLEGFEGCGLKVTATNTVFADGVPGADVMVVGEAPGADEDRQGKPFVGVSGQLLDRMLASIGLSRAESVYITNILPWRPPGNRQPTPAEIATCIPFVERHIELAAPKILLFAGGTSAKSLMGRKEGITRLRGTWMDWRLPNSAGTIPALATYHPAYLLRTPGQKASAWKDLLALRRRLDEVAKTV, from the coding sequence GTGACGGCCGCCGATATCCAGTCGGCGGCCCGCGCGCTGCTTTCCTGGTATGTGGAGGCTGGCGTCGATGAGGCAATACTTGCCAGCCCGGTCAACCGGCTGCAGCCGCGCCAGCCCCAGGGCGCCGCGCCCGCCCGATCCGTCGCCGAAAGGGGCGATTACCGGCCCGCCGCCGGCCCCGCCCCCGCGGTGTCCCCCCAGCCGAATCGTCCCGTCTCCGCCCCGCCGGTCCGCCCGGCCGCCGTGCCGCGGGCCGCGCAGGCGGAACTCGACCGCCCGGCGGAAGCCGCCCGGGCCGCCGCCCGCGGCGCCGACTCCCTGGAGGGACTAAAGGCGGTGTTGGAGGGGTTCGAGGGCTGCGGACTGAAGGTGACCGCCACCAACACGGTCTTCGCCGACGGGGTCCCGGGCGCCGACGTGATGGTGGTCGGCGAGGCCCCCGGCGCCGACGAGGACCGTCAGGGCAAACCCTTCGTCGGGGTGAGCGGACAGCTCTTGGACAGGATGCTGGCCAGCATCGGCCTGTCGCGGGCAGAGTCAGTATATATAACCAACATCCTGCCCTGGCGGCCGCCGGGCAACCGGCAGCCCACGCCGGCCGAAATCGCCACCTGCATACCCTTCGTGGAGCGCCACATCGAACTGGCGGCGCCGAAGATCCTGCTGTTCGCCGGCGGCACGTCGGCCAAGTCGCTGATGGGCCGCAAGGAGGGTATCACCCGTCTTCGGGGAACCTGGATGGACTGGCGGCTGCCCAATTCGGCGGGCACGATCCCGGCGCTCGCGACCTACCATCCGGCGTATCTGCTCCGCACGCCGGGACAAAAGGCGAGTGCCTGGAAGGACTTGCTTGCATTGCGTCGCCGATTGGATGAAGTCGCGAAAACCGTATAA
- a CDS encoding lytic transglycosylase domain-containing protein produces the protein MFAQDRVQVPNADRFPDEAQETALLPPAVLDGSRLEAAQPLPRILTQRDVELYRKIFAEQSEGHWKTADKLLARVQNKILLGHVKAQRYLHPTAYRSSWSELRAWLENYADLPDAKRIYSLAVLRKPASAKAPRAPERGYLGGNGADAVRDVHFYVSLRARSAAEQTRIRALSREIRTLIGNGSPSAALRKLDTKAVRALLDPVEFAEQRAQIAKGLFIFGKDEDALRLAAKSAEEAGSDVPMAYWIAGLAAWRLGRIEDAETHFSALAMSENAARTQRSAGAYWAARAALQLRKPADSTRWLARAAQYPLTFYGLLGRRALGVEVPFDWSLPEISDRKAKRLLSHEGARRAIALMQIGESSRAEREWRKLFPRLDRSLREPLMTIATRHNMPGLAIRLAGIIRVSTGRIYHAALYPVPSWAPADGFSIDRALIYGIIRQESGFDPRARSGRGARGLMQLMPRTANYMDSDDDLEGRHELYDPGLNMQLGQRYVDHLLHLDRVDGDLFRLLVAYNAGPGNLGKWRRSTDFKDDPLLFIESIPSKETREFIERVLSNVWIYRHRLGQTAPSLDRVAAGDWAFYRGIDDETGFKIRNARFGQD, from the coding sequence GTGTTCGCTCAGGATCGGGTGCAGGTCCCGAACGCGGACCGGTTTCCGGACGAGGCGCAGGAGACGGCGCTGCTGCCCCCCGCCGTGCTGGACGGCTCCCGCCTGGAGGCGGCCCAGCCGCTGCCGCGGATCCTGACCCAGCGCGACGTCGAGCTGTACCGCAAGATCTTCGCCGAGCAGAGCGAGGGACACTGGAAGACGGCCGACAAGCTGTTGGCCCGCGTCCAGAACAAGATCCTTCTTGGCCATGTGAAGGCCCAGCGCTACTTGCATCCGACCGCCTACCGGTCGAGCTGGTCGGAGCTGCGGGCCTGGCTTGAGAATTATGCCGATCTGCCCGATGCCAAGCGGATCTACAGTCTCGCCGTTCTGCGCAAGCCGGCCTCGGCCAAGGCGCCGCGCGCGCCGGAACGCGGCTATCTCGGCGGCAACGGCGCGGATGCGGTTCGCGACGTCCATTTCTACGTCTCCCTGCGCGCCCGCAGCGCTGCCGAACAGACCCGGATCCGGGCGCTGTCGCGCGAAATCCGCACGCTGATCGGGAACGGGTCGCCGAGCGCCGCCCTGCGCAAGCTCGACACCAAGGCGGTGCGCGCGCTGCTCGATCCGGTGGAGTTCGCCGAGCAACGGGCCCAGATCGCCAAGGGCTTGTTCATCTTCGGCAAGGACGAGGACGCCCTGCGTCTGGCGGCGAAGAGCGCCGAGGAAGCCGGGTCCGACGTCCCCATGGCCTATTGGATCGCCGGCCTGGCGGCGTGGCGACTGGGCCGGATCGAGGATGCCGAGACGCATTTCTCCGCCCTCGCCATGTCGGAGAACGCCGCCCGCACCCAGCGTTCCGCCGGGGCCTACTGGGCCGCCCGGGCTGCGCTTCAGCTCCGCAAGCCGGCAGACTCAACCCGCTGGCTCGCCCGTGCCGCGCAGTACCCGCTGACCTTCTACGGCCTGCTCGGGCGCCGGGCGCTCGGCGTCGAAGTGCCGTTCGACTGGTCGCTGCCGGAGATCAGCGACCGCAAGGCCAAGCGCCTGCTGTCCCACGAGGGCGCGCGTCGGGCGATCGCCCTGATGCAGATCGGCGAAAGCAGCCGGGCCGAGCGCGAATGGCGCAAGCTGTTCCCGCGCCTGGACCGGTCCCTGCGCGAGCCCCTGATGACCATCGCCACCCGCCACAACATGCCGGGGCTGGCGATCCGTCTGGCCGGCATCATCCGGGTATCGACGGGCCGGATCTACCATGCGGCCCTGTATCCGGTGCCGAGCTGGGCGCCGGCGGACGGGTTCTCCATCGACCGCGCGCTGATCTACGGCATCATCCGTCAGGAATCCGGCTTCGACCCGAGGGCCCGGTCCGGCCGGGGTGCGCGCGGCCTGATGCAGCTCATGCCCCGGACCGCCAACTACATGGACTCCGACGACGACCTGGAGGGCCGCCACGAGCTGTACGATCCGGGTCTCAACATGCAGCTCGGCCAGCGCTACGTGGACCATCTGCTGCATCTGGACCGGGTGGACGGCGATCTGTTCCGCCTGCTGGTCGCCTACAATGCCGGGCCGGGCAATCTCGGCAAGTGGCGGCGCAGCACCGATTTCAAGGACGATCCGCTGCTGTTCATCGAGTCCATCCCGTCGAAGGAGACGCGGGAGTTCATCGAACGGGTCTTGTCAAACGTCTGGATCTACCGACATCGTCTGGGACAGACCGCACCGTCCCTCGACCGCGTGGCCGCGGGCGACTGGGCCTTCTACCGCGGCATCGACGACGAGACAGGATTCAAGATCCGCAATGCCCGATTCGGACAAGACTAG
- a CDS encoding aminoglycoside phosphotransferase family protein, whose amino-acid sequence MITESVPADPTRETLAAALGLPDDAIAAEPVEGRVHRHWRLAGGQLAGGRLVRVPRMSHLGLSPRRNLIYAVEAFRRMTPSGAVPALHGVLRVSPALPWGALVVEDVQGTVPALPRDLPAIGRALAAIHRLPVPDRRAPFVDPADPLAYLLSVARGQLAPVQDRLDGDARRILDEEIAWAEGLIAAAPTRPRPSLTAADTHPGNFRIRPDGSAVLLDVERPVYDSAAVDLAHASLPTSLAWDPAVAGAAERTDVVGFHTAWTAEVPVDLADAVRPWVLPYRRLIWLRTTSWACAWAARNDLSAALASADAATSGLARRLARFVDPAMMEQARAGWIGARAFRAEELVP is encoded by the coding sequence ATGATAACCGAATCCGTACCCGCCGACCCTACCCGGGAGACCCTGGCCGCGGCGCTGGGCCTGCCCGACGACGCCATCGCCGCCGAACCGGTGGAGGGCAGGGTGCACCGCCACTGGCGGCTGGCAGGGGGGCAACTGGCCGGCGGGCGGCTGGTGCGCGTTCCGCGGATGAGCCATCTGGGCCTGTCTCCCCGGCGCAACCTGATCTATGCGGTCGAGGCGTTCCGGCGCATGACCCCGAGCGGAGCGGTGCCGGCGCTGCATGGCGTGCTGCGGGTGTCGCCCGCGCTGCCCTGGGGCGCGCTGGTGGTGGAGGACGTCCAGGGGACGGTGCCGGCGCTGCCGAGGGATCTGCCGGCGATCGGACGGGCCCTGGCGGCGATCCACCGCCTGCCGGTTCCGGACCGGCGGGCGCCCTTCGTCGATCCGGCCGATCCGCTTGCCTATCTGCTGTCGGTGGCGCGCGGGCAGTTGGCGCCGGTGCAGGACCGCTTGGACGGCGACGCCCGGCGCATCCTGGACGAGGAGATCGCCTGGGCCGAGGGGCTGATCGCCGCCGCCCCGACCCGGCCGAGACCGAGCCTGACGGCGGCCGATACCCATCCGGGCAATTTCCGCATCCGTCCGGACGGATCGGCCGTGCTGCTGGATGTGGAGCGGCCGGTCTACGACAGTGCGGCGGTGGACCTCGCCCATGCCTCGCTGCCGACCTCGCTGGCCTGGGATCCGGCGGTGGCCGGTGCGGCGGAACGGACCGATGTCGTCGGCTTCCATACCGCCTGGACGGCCGAGGTGCCGGTGGATCTGGCCGATGCGGTGCGGCCGTGGGTCCTGCCCTACCGGCGGCTGATCTGGCTGCGCACCACGAGCTGGGCCTGCGCCTGGGCGGCACGCAACGACCTGTCGGCGGCGCTCGCCTCGGCGGATGCGGCGACGTCCGGCCTGGCGCGCAGGCTTGCGCGGTTCGTGGATCCGGCGATGATGGAGCAGGCCCGGGCCGGCTGGATCGGCGCGCGGGCCTTCAGGGCGGAGGAACTGGTGCCGTGA
- a CDS encoding ribonuclease HII produces MARAPRYGEEVADLLIQRPTGDLERAAGAGAARGAVVFGVDEVGRGPLAGPVVTGAAWIDLDRMPDDVACLIADSKALTAERRAAALEAARPYAVIALGRAEVEEIDTTNILAAALTAMGRAVESLVATLGRRPDHVLVDGNRLPRWSWQAQAVVKGDCLSLSIALAAIAAKQARDAEMAALARHHPGYGWERNAGYGTAEHKAGLAALGATPHHRRSFAPVRAVLEARELG; encoded by the coding sequence ATGGCCCGTGCCCCGAGATATGGTGAAGAGGTCGCCGATCTCCTGATTCAACGGCCGACCGGCGATCTGGAACGGGCCGCCGGTGCCGGCGCGGCACGCGGGGCGGTGGTGTTCGGCGTCGACGAGGTCGGCCGCGGGCCGCTGGCCGGGCCGGTGGTGACCGGCGCCGCCTGGATCGATCTGGACCGCATGCCAGACGACGTCGCCTGCCTGATCGCCGACAGCAAGGCGCTGACCGCCGAGCGCCGGGCGGCGGCCCTGGAGGCGGCCCGTCCCTATGCGGTGATCGCGCTCGGCCGGGCCGAGGTCGAGGAGATCGACACCACCAACATCCTGGCCGCCGCCCTGACCGCCATGGGGCGGGCGGTGGAGTCGCTGGTCGCCACCTTGGGGCGGCGGCCCGACCATGTGCTGGTCGACGGCAACCGGCTGCCGCGCTGGTCGTGGCAGGCCCAGGCGGTGGTCAAGGGCGACTGCCTGTCCCTGTCCATCGCGCTCGCCGCCATCGCCGCCAAGCAGGCCCGCGACGCCGAGATGGCCGCCCTGGCCCGGCACCACCCGGGCTACGGCTGGGAGCGCAATGCCGGCTACGGCACCGCCGAGCACAAGGCCGGCCTCGCCGCCCTGGGCGCCACTCCTCACCATCGCCGCAGCTTCGCGCCCGTCCGCGCGGTGCTCGAGGCGCGCGAGCTGGGGTAG
- a CDS encoding MarR family winged helix-turn-helix transcriptional regulator, with product MDHPTAPFPPSAPPKLDDQLCFALYSAGLALTKVYRPILEALGLTYPQYLAMMALWERDDIPVNALGAQLRLDSGTLTPLLKRLEARGLIARRRDAEDERRVRVVLTEAGRALGARAADIPLAIGKAAGLSREDAVEERKRLTALRDRLEAFLEDN from the coding sequence GTGGATCATCCGACCGCCCCATTCCCGCCCTCTGCGCCGCCGAAGCTGGACGACCAGCTCTGCTTCGCGCTGTATTCGGCCGGGCTGGCGCTGACCAAGGTCTACCGCCCGATCCTGGAGGCACTGGGGCTGACCTATCCGCAGTATCTGGCGATGATGGCGCTGTGGGAGCGCGACGACATCCCGGTCAACGCGCTCGGCGCCCAGCTTCGGCTGGATTCCGGGACGCTGACCCCGCTGCTGAAGCGGCTGGAGGCCCGCGGCCTGATCGCCCGGCGGCGCGATGCGGAGGACGAGCGGCGGGTGCGCGTGGTGCTGACCGAAGCCGGCCGCGCCCTCGGCGCCCGGGCCGCCGACATTCCGCTGGCCATCGGCAAGGCCGCCGGGCTCAGCCGGGAGGACGCGGTGGAGGAACGCAAGCGGCTCACCGCCCTGCGCGACCGGCTGGAGGCCTTCCTGGAGGACAATTGA
- a CDS encoding site-specific DNA-methyltransferase yields the protein MRLLLGTDGDENVGETKLPVGRILTGDCVEMLRTLPDASVDLVFADPPYNLQLGGELYRPNNTRVAGVDDDWDRFVGFEAYDAFTRAWLAECQRVLKDTGTLWVIGSYHNIFRVGATLQDLGFWILNDVVWRKANPMPNFRGKRFTNAHETMIWAARSENARKYTFNYDAMKALNDDQQMRSDWFLPICSGSERLKDENGDKAHPTQKPESLLARVLLASTRPDDVVLDPFFGTGTTGAVAKRLGRRWIGVEREAKYIEVAKRRIAETEAAEDPLALALANKRDQPRVPFGRLIEEGLIRPGEVLFDARRRWTAKVRADGHLISAEHRGSIHSVGAAVQGAPACNGWTFWHAERKGMPIPIDAFRSQIRQGMGEKVGERVGA from the coding sequence ATGCGCCTCCTTCTTGGCACGGACGGGGACGAAAACGTGGGAGAGACCAAGCTTCCGGTCGGGCGAATCCTGACCGGCGATTGCGTAGAGATGCTGCGCACATTACCGGATGCAAGCGTCGACCTCGTCTTCGCCGATCCACCCTATAACCTGCAGCTCGGCGGCGAGCTCTACCGGCCCAACAACACGCGGGTCGCGGGGGTCGACGACGACTGGGACCGGTTCGTTGGCTTCGAGGCCTACGACGCCTTCACCCGCGCCTGGCTGGCGGAATGCCAGCGGGTGCTGAAGGATACCGGCACCCTGTGGGTCATCGGCAGCTATCACAACATCTTCCGGGTGGGCGCCACGCTCCAGGATCTGGGCTTCTGGATCCTGAACGACGTGGTCTGGCGCAAGGCCAACCCGATGCCGAACTTCCGCGGCAAGCGCTTCACCAACGCCCATGAGACCATGATCTGGGCGGCGCGCAGCGAGAACGCGCGGAAATATACGTTCAACTACGACGCCATGAAGGCGCTGAACGACGACCAGCAGATGCGCTCGGACTGGTTTCTGCCGATCTGCTCCGGCTCGGAGCGCCTGAAGGACGAGAACGGCGACAAGGCGCATCCGACCCAGAAGCCGGAGAGCCTGCTGGCCCGCGTGCTGCTGGCCTCCACCCGGCCCGACGACGTGGTGCTCGACCCGTTCTTCGGCACCGGCACGACGGGGGCGGTGGCCAAGCGGCTCGGCCGGCGCTGGATCGGCGTGGAGCGCGAGGCGAAATACATCGAGGTCGCCAAGCGCCGCATCGCCGAGACCGAGGCGGCGGAGGACCCGCTGGCCCTGGCGCTCGCCAACAAGCGCGACCAGCCCCGGGTGCCGTTCGGCCGCCTGATCGAAGAGGGGCTGATCCGTCCGGGCGAGGTGCTGTTCGACGCGCGCCGCCGCTGGACCGCCAAGGTGCGGGCCGACGGCCACCTGATCAGCGCCGAGCATCGCGGTTCCATCCATTCGGTGGGGGCGGCCGTGCAGGGCGCGCCAGCCTGCAACGGCTGGACCTTCTGGCACGCCGAACGCAAGGGCATGCCGATTCCAATCGACGCCTTCCGTTCCCAGATCCGCCAGGGGATGGGGGAGAAGGTGGGCGAGAGGGTCGGCGCGTAA